The genomic stretch AACCCCTCGGGGCCACCCTGCGCATCGCCCGCAACGGCCGCGAGGCCCTGCAGCGCCTGGGCGATGGCAACGACGTCGACCTGGTGCTGATGGACATCATGATGCCGGAGATGGACGGCCTGAGCGCGATCCGCGAGCTGCGCGCGCGGCCCGAACTCGCCAAGCTCCCGGTCATCGCGCTGACCGCCAAGGCCATGCCGGACGACCGCGTGCGCTGCATCGAAGCCGGCGCCGACGACTACATCGCCAAGCCCATCGACGTCGACCGGCTGGTGTCACTGTGCCGGGTCTGGATCCGCAAGTGAGGCCCTGAATGGACGACGACAGCCGCCTCTTCGACATCGAGATCCAGCTGCTGTTGCAGGGCATCTACCTGACGTACCAGCACGATTTCCGCGACTATGCGGTGGCGTCGCTGCGGCGGCGCATGCAGCAGGCGATGGAGCGCTTCGGCTGCGAGCGGCTGTCACAGTTGCAGGACAAGATCCTGCACCAGCCGGAGGTGTTCGCGCAGTCGCTGCAGTACTTCACCGTCCAGCTCAGCGATTTTTTCCGCGATCCGGCCTACTTCCGGGCCTTGCGCGAAGAGGTGGTGCCGGAGCTGCGGACCTACCCCTCGGTCAAGGTCTGGGTCGCCGGCTGCAGCAGCGGCGAGGAGCTGTGGTCGCTGGCCATCCTGTTCCAAGAGGAAGGGCTGCTGCCGCGCACCGTGTTCTACGCCACCGACATCAACCCAGAGGCCTTGCGCACCGCAGAGGCGGGCGTCTATCCGCTCGACCGGGTGGCGCAGTTCAGCACCAACTACCGGCTCGCCGGCGGCAAGGCGTCGCTTGCGGACTACTATGTGAGCGCGTATGACGCGGCCGTGTTCGACCGGCAGCTGCGTTCGCGTGTGGTGTTCGCCGACCACAGCCTGGCCACCGACCACGTCTTCTCGGAGGTGCATCTCGTGTCCTGCCGCAACGTGCTGATCTATTTCAACCGCAACCTGCAAGACCGGGCCATCGGTCTGTTCAAGGACGCTTTGGTGCGACGCGGCTTCCTGGGCCTGGGGTCCAAGGAGACGCTACGTTTCACTTCGCACCAGGAAGCGTTCGAGGAATGGTTGCCGGACCAGCGCATCTACCGGCGGCGCTGACACATCATGACGAGTGTGCCCCCCGACCTCACGCCGCCGCGGCCTGTCGACGCCGTCGTGATCGGCGCGTCGGCCGGCGGCGTCGAGGCGCTGGGTCTGCTGCTAGCCGCGCTGCCGCCCGGCTTCGGCGCACCCGTGCTGGTGGTGCTGCACGTGCCGCCGCAACGTGCCAACCACCTGGCGCAGCTGTTCGGCGCCCGCTGCGCACTGCCGGTGGTCGAAGCGCAGGACAAGCAGCCGCTGCGCCCCGGCACGGTTTACCTGGCGCCGCCCGATTACCACCTGCTGGTCGAACCCGATTTTTGCGTCGCGCTGTCGGTCGACGCGCCGGTGCACTTCTCGCGCCCTGCGATCGACCCCCTGTTCGAATCGGCGGCGGCGGCCTACGGCAGCCGCTTGCTTGCGATCGTGCTGACCGGTGCCAGCAGCGACGGCAGCCAGGGCCTGCGGGCCGTGCGCAAGGCCGGTGGGCAGGCCTGGGTGCAGAACCCCGCCGATGCGCAAGTCCCGACCATGCCCGCGGCGGCCCTGAAAGCGGCCGGCGCCGACGCCATCCTGAGCCTCACCGCCATCGCCCACACGCTGGCCGGTCTCACGACACAGGCCCCTGTGCCTCCCGACAACGTTTTGCGTAGCATCTCATCATGAACGCCGACACCCGTATCCTCGTCGTGGACGACATTGAGCAGAACCTGGTCGCGATGGAAGCGCTGTTGGGCCGTTCCGGCCTGCAGGTGCTGAAAGCCCGCAGCGGGCCGGAGGCGCTGGAACTGCTGCTGGTGCACGACGTCGCCGTGGCGCTGGTCGACGTGCGCATGCCCGAGATGGACGGTTTCGAGCTGGCCGAGCTGATGCGCGGCTCCCCCCGCACCAGCCATGTGCCGCTGATCTTCGTCACGGCCGAGCCGGAAGACCAGCAACGCTCCTTCCGCGGCTACGAGGCCGGCGCCGTCGATTTTCTGCACAAGCCGATCGACCCCCAGGTGATCCTCAGCAAGGTCAAGGTGTTCGTCGAGCTGCATGCACAAAAGCGCCAACTGGCGGCACAGATGGCCGAATTGCGCCAGGCGCTGCAGATCAACGAGATGTTCACCGCGGTGCTCAGCCACGACCTGCGCACGCCGCTGTCGGCGGTGCGGATGGGCGCAGAGATCCTGCTGCGGGTCGCCAGCGACGACGTCGCGCGGGCGGCCGCCACGCGCATCAAGTCGAGCAGCGCCCGCATGTCCCGCATGATCGAGCAGTTGCTGGACGTGTCGCGGCTGCGCTCCGGCGCGATGTGCCTGAAGCTTCAGGAGGCCGACATGCGCGACGTCTGCGAGCAGATCTGCGCCGAGTTCGAAGACCCGGCACGGCCCACCCGGGTCGAGCTGACGGTGCACGGCGAAACGCG from Caldimonas brevitalea encodes the following:
- a CDS encoding CheR family methyltransferase, giving the protein MDDDSRLFDIEIQLLLQGIYLTYQHDFRDYAVASLRRRMQQAMERFGCERLSQLQDKILHQPEVFAQSLQYFTVQLSDFFRDPAYFRALREEVVPELRTYPSVKVWVAGCSSGEELWSLAILFQEEGLLPRTVFYATDINPEALRTAEAGVYPLDRVAQFSTNYRLAGGKASLADYYVSAYDAAVFDRQLRSRVVFADHSLATDHVFSEVHLVSCRNVLIYFNRNLQDRAIGLFKDALVRRGFLGLGSKETLRFTSHQEAFEEWLPDQRIYRRR
- a CDS encoding chemotaxis protein CheB — protein: MTSVPPDLTPPRPVDAVVIGASAGGVEALGLLLAALPPGFGAPVLVVLHVPPQRANHLAQLFGARCALPVVEAQDKQPLRPGTVYLAPPDYHLLVEPDFCVALSVDAPVHFSRPAIDPLFESAAAAYGSRLLAIVLTGASSDGSQGLRAVRKAGGQAWVQNPADAQVPTMPAAALKAAGADAILSLTAIAHTLAGLTTQAPVPPDNVLRSISS
- a CDS encoding hybrid sensor histidine kinase/response regulator, with translation MNADTRILVVDDIEQNLVAMEALLGRSGLQVLKARSGPEALELLLVHDVAVALVDVRMPEMDGFELAELMRGSPRTSHVPLIFVTAEPEDQQRSFRGYEAGAVDFLHKPIDPQVILSKVKVFVELHAQKRQLAAQMAELRQALQINEMFTAVLSHDLRTPLSAVRMGAEILLRVASDDVARAAATRIKSSSARMSRMIEQLLDVSRLRSGAMCLKLQEADMRDVCEQICAEFEDPARPTRVELTVHGETRGSFDTDRMAQVLSNLIGNALEHGDSAGAVQVVLDGRHDDTLQVRVHNPGVIPEEAMDLLFEPFRSAPHENTPGLGLGLYIVDQFVKAHHGSVQATSSAQRGTAVWVTIPRDGHAASQKEREAGAPPPLPQLGVPPSLFA